One Opitutaceae bacterium genomic window, GAAGTGTCGGTGTGTTTTTCAATGGCGAGCACGAGCTCAGTTGTCCCAACACCCGCGCTTCGATCGAGGCAAAATCCAGGGCCGCCAAGGTGGTGGTGACGACCGAGCCGGCGCGGGCGGACGGCTCCTGTGTCCGGCAGCGGAAGGGTGTCCTTCGCTACACGATCCAATTCCACGGGCGCAGCGCCCATTCCGGAGTCGACCCGGAGAAGGGAGTCTGTGCGGTCACGGAAATGGCCCGGATGATCCTTGCCCTGAAGAAACTGGCCGACCCGGAGGCGGGGATCAGTATCAACCCGGGATTGGTCAAGGGGGGAGTTTCGGTCAATGCCGTTCCCGATTTCGCCGAATGCAGGCTGGACGTAAGGGTAAACCGGCCCGACGACGCCCGGCGGTTGGATGCGGCCATTCGAAGGATGGCGGACCATCCGGTTGATCCCGGAGTCCGGATTGATCTCTCGGGTGGGATCACCCGTCCGCCGATGATCCCGAACGACCGGTCCGAGGAATTGATCCGGGGGATCAACCGGATCGCGCGGGGCTACGGGTTGGATCTGGGCTGGAGTTTTTCCGGAGGAGGGTCGGACGCGTCGTTTGCCTCGGCCTTCGGGATCGCCACTCTCTGCGGGCTTGGTCCGGTGGGCGGTGGCTACCACACCGAACGCGAATACATCGAGGTTCCCGGACTGCGGGAGCGGATGTGTGTCTTCCGCGATATGGTTGAGGCTATCTGTCATGGCACGATCTGATCCGGGGAAGCGCTTGTTTCGACTCCTGTTCTGGATGGTCGCGATCCTGATCCCGGCCGCGGTTTCAGGGGCGTTGCCTCGTGGTGTCGGGCAGTTTGTCTTCAACGATCCGGAGACAGGCCGGGAGATCGCGTGCTGGTATGTCCTGGCGGATTCCTACGAGCGGAGCGATCCTCCGGTGATCGTCTTTCACGGGATGAAGCGGAACCCGGATGACTATCGTGACTCCTGGATCGAGGACGCCGAACGTTTCGGCCTGTTTGTGGTCGTTCCGTACTTCAGCGAAGAGGACTATCCCGGCACGTCCGGATACAATCTGGGCAATCTCTTTTCTTCTGAATCGGATCGGACAAGGAAGCCGGAAAGCGTCTCGAGCTTTCGGATCCCCGAGGTGGTGTTTGACCACCTTTCATCCTCGGACGGGGAGACGGAGGCGGCCGGCTACATGGTTTTCGGGCACAGTGCCGGTGCCCAATTCGTCCACCGGATGATCGCCCTCCACCCGGATCCGCGCCTGCGTCTTGCCATCGCGGCCAACGCCGGATGGTACACCTATCCGAATGTGACCGACGACTGGCCCTATGGTTTCCGCGGGACGGGCCTGACCGAAGCGGACCTGCCGCCCTTACTCGGAGCGAATCTGGTCATCCTGCTTGGCGATCAGGACATCGACGAAACCCAGGACAACCTGCGGAGGACTCCGGAAGCGATGCTTCAGGGCAGGCACCGCTTCGAGCGGGGGCATCGGTTTTTCCAGGTGGGGCAGGCGCAGGCAGCATGCATGGGGGTGCCGTTTGGCTGGCGAATCCAGGTGGTCCCCGGGGTGGCGCATGATCAGGGCGGCATGGCCCCGGTGGCCGCCGCATTGATGGCAGAGGCGATTCGCGGGGATCGCGCCGGACACTCGTGCGAGGCGGGAGACTGACATGGGGTTTCTCGCCATCGCCATCATCGGCCTGACGATCATCCTGATCGTCCGACAGTACCAGACGCAGGCGGTGCTCTTTCTCTCGGGGTTCTCCCTTCTTCTCCTCGCCTATGGGCACCACCTTCTTTCGGGCGAGCCGGTCCCGGGTCTGGCGGAAGCGGGAACCGGATGGTTCGGGTTCGATCTCTTCCAGATTGTCCAGGAATCCTTCTCCACCCGTGCGGCGGGAATCGGCATGATCATCATGGCGGCGGGCGGGTTCGCGCGCTACATGTCGTCGATCCAGGCATCGACCGCTCTGGTCAAGCTGGCCGTTCGTCCGCTCTCATGTATCCGGAATCCCTATATCCTGCTTTCGCTTTCCTACCTGGTCGGTCAGATCCTGAACATCTTTGTTCCGAGCGCGGCGGGCCTCGCCATGCTTCTGCTCGTGGCCATGTATCCGACCCTGGTCCGGCTCGGTCTTCGACCCGCCGCGGTGGCGGCGGTCATCGGCACCACGGCCTGTCTTGATCTGGGGCCGGCCTCGGGTGCATCGAACCTGGCCGCCGAGGTCAGCGGGCTTGAGCCGATTGTCTATTTCGTGCGTCACCAATTGCCGGTCGCCCTCTTCGTCATGCCGGTGGTTGCCGCCCTCCATTTCTTCTGGCAACGACGGTGCGATGCGATGGACGGAGAGGCGGCGGGATCGGTCGCCGACGAGCTGGTGGTCGGTGCGCAGGACGACACCCCGGCACCCGCTCTCTACGCTCTTCTTCCCATCCTGCCGCTCGCACTCCTCCTGGTTTTCAGTCCGCTGGTTGTCCACCAAGTCCGGTTGGATGTGGTCACCGCCATGTTGATCAGCCTTTTTGTCGGCATCGCCTGCGAGATCATTCGTCTCCGGAGTCTGAAACTGGCCCTGGCGGGAATCGTCCACTTCTTCAAGGGGATGGGGGATATCTTCGCCAAGGTGGTCACCCTGATCGTTGCGGCGGAGACCTTCGCGACCGGGGTGAAGGCGACGGGCCTGATCGGCGATCTCCTCGGACTGGTTGAATCCGGCGGTCACGGGGGGCTTGTCATGATGATCGCCCTTGTTCTGCTGGTGGGCTGCATCGCGCTGCTGACCGGCAGCGGCAACGCCGCCCTGTTCAGCTTCGCCGGGATCATCCCGGCGGCGGCGACGCCGATGGGATTGTCGGCGGTGGCCCTGATGCTTCCCAGTCAACTCGCGGCAGGGCTCTTCCGGAGCATGTCGCCCGTTGCCGGGGTCATCATCGCGGTTTCCAGCGCCGCCAATGTCAGCCCGTTTCGCATCGTCAGGCGAACGGCCGTCCCGATGCTGGGGGGGGTGGTCGTGATGGTTTTGGTCAGTGCCTGGTTGGGTTGACGTCTCCGCGGGGGGCTCGGAAGATGCGCCCGCGGCGGGTGAAGCATCGGATGGAAGCAGATGTCCGCGCGGGCCGGATGGAGGCACCGGTCTGGCGGGGAAAGAGCCGGATTCCTGAGGCCCGTGACGACAACCGGGTTGACAACCCGGGTCCTCTCCCTCTTTCGTATGATTGTATACAATTGTAACCCCAATCATGCCGCCCCGCCCATCCCCCCTGCATCCGCGATCTGCCGGCGAACCCGCCGGAAAGGTCCTGTTTCTCGTCTGTGTCCTCCTGGTTGTCCTGGCCAGTCTCCTGGCCTCGCTCGTTCAGCGTTCGGGCGGGCGGGTCAAGGTCATCGGGATCAAGATCCCGACCCAGAACGGCCAATGGGTCGTCGCGGACCTCTTCAAACCCCGCACGGCAACCGAGGAGAATCCCGCGCCGCTGGTGGTGGTCGTGCCGGGTTTCCAGCGCTCCAAGGAAACTCTCGCCAACATCTCGCTTGAGCTTTCGCGAAGAGGCATGGTGGTGATCGCCATCGACCCCTATGCGCAGGGTGGATCGAGCTCGTCGATGAAGTCGAATGCCGCGACTTCGGAAGGCTACGGGATGTTCGCAGTGGTCGACTATGCGGCGAACACTCCGAATCTGAACTACATTGACAAAACCCGGATCGGGGCGACGGGGCATTCGGCCGGCGGGAATGCCGCGATCCGGGGGGCGAGTCACTTTGGCCGCGAGGCGATGGCGACGGGGCGGCCCAGCAAGCTCCAATCCGTCTTTGTCTCGGGTTATGTTCTCACCCTGACCGATCGGGTGCTGAAGGATGTCCGTTCCAATGTCGGTGTCAGCTACGCCCTTTTCGACGAGGGTGCCTATCGGAACGAATTGAAAAACGGGGACATGCGCCGGGCGCCGGAAGCTATCCGCCTGGTCAACAGCGGGCGGGATCCGGGAGCACCGCCGATCGAGGAAGTCGAAATCGGGCATGTTTACGGGCAGGCGGCTGACCGGAACCTCCGGGTGGTTTACAACGAGCGGATCATCCACCCCTTTCAACCCTACAGCATCGAGGCGACCGCCAATCAGATTGAGTATTTTGAACGGGTCTTTGGGATGGAGAGCGGATTCTCCAGCCGGAACCAGGTCTGGTTCTGGAAGGAGATACTGACCCTGGTTTCCCTTGTTTCGTCGATGGTCGCCCTCGTTCCGCTCGGGCGGATCCTTCTGGCCAAAGTGCCTTACTTCAACTTTCTGGTGCGCCCGGTGCCGCAAGCGCTGCCCAGGCCGGAGGGCAGGGGACGGCTTCTCTTCTGGAGTCTCTTTGTCATCGGCGCCCTCATTGCCTGCTTTTCCTATATCCCGATGGCCGAGCTCTCTCAGAAGCTGTTCGTTGCGGCCTCGAGCCGGCAGCAGACCTGGTTCTTCCCGCAGCGGATGAACAATGCCGTCATGCTCTGGGCGATTTTCAATGGTCTCGTCGGATTCCTGATTTTCTTTCTGAGCTACCGCTTTCATGGCAGGAAACGGGGGATCCATCCCGCCATGTGGGGAACGGCGACCAGCCTCCGGGAACTCAAGCGCACCTTTCTGCTCGCGGTGACCCTTTTTCTCTTCTTCTTTCTCCTGCTCTTCGGGGTTTATTGGTTCCTGCACGTCGACTATCGCTTCCTCTTCAACGGAGTGCGGGCCTTTCAGCCGGTCATGTTCGTGCTGCTCCTGATGTATGCCCCGATGTTCTTCGTCTTCTTTCTTTCCAATTCCCTGCGGGTCAACGGGGCCATGCGCCTCGAAGGGGATCCGGAATGGAAGAGCCTCCTCGTGTCCGGGGTCGCCAACTCCCTTGGGCTTTTCTTCATTGTCCTGGTCCAGTATGTGACCTTTGCGGCCACCGGAACGGTCTTCTGGACGGATGGCTGGCTCTACGTCAACCTGCTCTTCGCGGTGGTCCCGATCATGTTTGTCCTGCCCTATTTCAACCGGTATTTTTTCCGGATGACGGGACGGATCTATCTCGGACCCATGACGATGTGCCTGATCTTCATCATGATCCTGCTTTCCAATACGGTCTGCTATATTCCGCTGTAGGAGAAGAGGGAGGCTCGTTTCCGTCCGAGCAGGAGAGGCTTTACGCCTCGATCAACCGCTGCATCGAGGCGTAATGTCTCTCCTGCTACAGACACAGTCTTCGGGAATACATACCCAAGACAAACTTTAGGATGCTACGTTTGGTTTGGTGAAACCGCGCTCTGCCACGGTTCGGTTGGATTCTTCAGGATGACATTCCCATGTGCCGGAACAGGACGGGAGGGCCGACGGAGCCATTCGGCAGGCTCAGGGTAGACTGGCACCTCTCCTGCAGACAGACCAGTGGCTGCGACGTCAGATCGACGATGCATTGCACCCTCCATGGCCCGCCGCTTGATCGAGCGGCGGGCCAGAGGTCATTCCGATCGGTCAGAAGCGGTAGTCGGCCTGCACCCACCAGGTGCGACCGCGGGCATCGTGATAGGCGGAGTCAAAGGCGTCAGCCGTGCTCACCACCAGCGGCGGGTCCTCGTCGAAGACATTGTTGGCGCCGACCCGCAGGCTCATACCCTCGAGCATGCCGCCCTTGAAGGCATAGCCGACATTGACGTTGAAGGTGGTCCACGAGGCGATGATC contains:
- the dcuC gene encoding C4-dicarboxylate transporter DcuC; the encoded protein is MGFLAIAIIGLTIILIVRQYQTQAVLFLSGFSLLLLAYGHHLLSGEPVPGLAEAGTGWFGFDLFQIVQESFSTRAAGIGMIIMAAGGFARYMSSIQASTALVKLAVRPLSCIRNPYILLSLSYLVGQILNIFVPSAAGLAMLLLVAMYPTLVRLGLRPAAVAAVIGTTACLDLGPASGASNLAAEVSGLEPIVYFVRHQLPVALFVMPVVAALHFFWQRRCDAMDGEAAGSVADELVVGAQDDTPAPALYALLPILPLALLLVFSPLVVHQVRLDVVTAMLISLFVGIACEIIRLRSLKLALAGIVHFFKGMGDIFAKVVTLIVAAETFATGVKATGLIGDLLGLVESGGHGGLVMMIALVLLVGCIALLTGSGNAALFSFAGIIPAAATPMGLSAVALMLPSQLAAGLFRSMSPVAGVIIAVSSAANVSPFRIVRRTAVPMLGGVVVMVLVSAWLG
- a CDS encoding M20 family metallopeptidase, which produces MDFDLGAFEGDLRTLVNIDSGSTCVEGVNEVASWFSRRFEALGWPVVIEEPKPGLFGKSVFTWHGDPLALDLLVICHLDTVFPAGTAARRPFEVSGDRYLGPGVADMKAGCLMALNSMELLHRAGRLHGSVGVFFNGEHELSCPNTRASIEAKSRAAKVVVTTEPARADGSCVRQRKGVLRYTIQFHGRSAHSGVDPEKGVCAVTEMARMILALKKLADPEAGISINPGLVKGGVSVNAVPDFAECRLDVRVNRPDDARRLDAAIRRMADHPVDPGVRIDLSGGITRPPMIPNDRSEELIRGINRIARGYGLDLGWSFSGGGSDASFASAFGIATLCGLGPVGGGYHTEREYIEVPGLRERMCVFRDMVEAICHGTI